AGCCCGCTACACCTTTCCCGGCAAGCAGTTGTATCAGGGCATTTCCTACCTGCCGCTGATTATTCCTGATATTGCGATCGCCGTTGCAACACTCGTATTTCTGGCTTCGCTGGCAATTCCCCTGAGCCTGTGGACAGTCGTGGCGGCACACATTGTCTTTTGCCTCGCCTATATTGCGGTCGTCGTCTCGACGCGGCTCACGGGCATGAATCCTCACCTAGAAGAAGCGGCGCTGGATCTGGGCGCAACTCCGTTCCAAGCATTTATTAAGGTGCTGCTGCCCCAGCTTATGCCTGCAATTCTCTCCGGCTGTCTGTTGGCGTTTGTGCTAAGCATGGATGATCTGCTGATTTCCAGCTTCACCGCAGGCGGCGGCACCACGACGTTGCCAATGGAGATTTTTAGCCGCGTCCGCACAGGCGTAAAGCCCGACATTAACTCACTGAGCGTCGTGCTAATTCTGGCATCCGGCACCCTGGCCTTTGCGGCGGAGCTCATTCGCTATCGCAGCGAACAACAGCGGCTAGATGGGTAAGCCTAAGAAGACTGTTCCAAAACATATTCTAAAACATAAAGGTTCATTAAAAGAAAGTCCATAATATCCAAATATCCACAATAAAAGTCCTATGCAAAGCCCAGCCAAGAGCGAATCGAGGCTGGGCTTTGGAAATGGTTTAGCAAAGCAACGGCTTAGCCAAGTAGCGCCTTAGCACGGCTCAGCACATTGTCTACCGTGAAGCCAAACTTCTCCATGCAAACGCCGCCAGGAGCCGACGCGCCAAAGGTGTCAATACCGAGAATATCTCCTTCGCTACCTGCATACTTATGCCAGCCGAAGGTCGTCCCTGCTTCCACGACCAAGCGCTTGGTCACCGCTTTGGGCAACATCGACTCTTTGTAAGCAGCGTCCTGCGCTTCAAACAATTCGGTAGACGGCATAGAAACCACGCGAACTTTCTTACCTTCTGCGGCCAGTTGTTCTGCGGCCTTGACACAGAGATTCACTTCCGAACCCGTGCCAATCAAGATTAGATCCGGCGTGCCGTCGCACCCGATCACCGTGTAGCCGCCTTTGCCCACGCCTTCGATCGAGCTACCTGCCAGATTGGGCAGACCTTGGCGCGACAGGGCCAACAGCGTCGGGCGGTTCTTCCGAGCGTTTTCGATCGCCACTTTATAAGCACCAGAGGTTTCCGTACCGTCCGCAGGGCGAATCACCGTCAGGTCAGGGATAGCCCGCAGCGAGGCGATGGTTTCCACAGGCTGGTGGGTCGGGCCGTCTTCGCCCAGGGCCACGGAATCGTGCGTCATCACCCAGATCACGCCGCACTCCGCCAGCGCCGACAGGCGAATTGCGCCACGCATGTAGTCGGTAAACACCAGGAAGGTTGCGCCGTAGGGAATTAGCCCGGAACCATGCAGCGCAATGCCGTTGCAAATTGCGCCCATGCCGTGTTCGCGCACGCCAAAGTGGATATTGCGGTTTTCGTAAGCGCCTTTCTGGAAATTGCCGCTGATTTCTAGCTCCGTCAGGTTGGAGTGGGTCAGGTCGGCCGAGCCGCCAATGAGTTCTGGCAATACCGGAGCCAGCGCGTTAAGGCAGATTTCCGAGTGCTTGCGGCTGGCTAGCGCCTTATCTTCAGGCTTGTAGGTGGGCAGCACTTTGTCCCAACCCTCAGGCAGCTTGCCGCTCAGCAGGCGATCAAACTCCGCCGCTTCCTGAGGATACTTGGTCTTGTATTGTGCCCAGGTTTCCTGCCACTCGGCTTCGTAGCTAGCACCGCGCTCGATGGCTTTGCGAGTGTGGGCCAGGGCTTCGTCAGGAACGACAAAAGGATCGTAGGTCCAGCCCAGGTTTTCGCGAGTCAGCTTGATTTCGGCTTCGCCCAGTGCTGCGCCGTGAACGCCAGCGGTGTTGGCTTTGTTGGGAGAGCCATAGCCGATGGTGGTGGTGACTTTAATAAGCGTTGGCTTGTCGGTAACGGACTTGGCTTCGGCGATCGCCCTGGCAATTCCCTCCAAATCCGTGTTGCCGTCCTGCACATGCAGCACATGCCAGCCGTAGGCTTCAAAGCGCTTAGACACGTCTTCCGTGAAAGCAATGTCCGTGGAGCCGTCAATCGAAATGTGGTTGTCGTCGTAGAGCGCGATCAGCTTGCCCAGCCCCAGGTGACCCGCCAGCGAGCAGGCTTCGCCGGAAATCCCTTCCATGTTGCAGCCGTCGCCCAGGATGACGTAGGTGTAGTGATCTACCAGGGTCAGGTCGGGCTTGTTGAACTTGGCAGCGAGGTGCGCTTCGGCGATCGCCAGACCAACCGCATTGGCAATGCCCTGGCCGAGCGGCCCGGTCGTGACCTCAATGCCAGGAGTCTCAAAGTTTTCGGGGTGGCCAGGCGTTTTTGAACCCCACTGACGGAAGTTCTTGATTTCGTCCAGCGTGACGCTATCGTAGCCTGCCAGATACATCAGGGCGTACTGCAACATACAGCCGTGCCCAGCCGACAGCACAAAGCGATCGCGGTTAAACCACTTGGGGTTTTTGGGATTAAACCGCATGAACTGATCCCACAGCACAAACGCCATCGGCGCAGCACCCATAGGCAAGCCAGGGTGTCCAGACTTTGCCTTTTCAACAGCATCGATCGCCAAAAACCGGATGGAATTAATACAGAGTTGTTCGAGGGTTAGGGTCGCAACAGCCATTGTCTTCTTTCTACTCAACGACGGGTGACAGGCGCTCACAAACACGCCAAAACAGGCAAGCAGGGCGGATAGGCAAACAGAAGAATCCTGAATCACCAAAGGCATCTTCCCCATCATCCCACTACAGGGGATCACAGGTGAAAGATTTCTTGGGCGATCGCACTAGGCAAATATACTCAATAAAATTAGCTTAACGGTTTATGGAAAACTGGACAAGGGTTAATCACAGCTTTCTGTAAAGCCGAATACTGTATAGGCTACAGGCAACTTGATAGGCAACTGGGCAGCTTAGAGGTTAGTTTCGCTACTTTGGTTAGCTTCGCTACTTTGGGGCACTGCTTCAGAGTCTTGACTCTCAGAGTTTTGACTGACCGACTTCCCATCGGATGCAGGAAAAATCGCAAGAAATCCAGACTTTAACCCTGATATTTGCGGAAAGCCAGCGTCACGTTGTGGCCGCCAAAGCCAAAAGAGTTAGACAGCGCTGCATCGACCGTCTGGCTACGGCTCTCGTTTGCCACGTAGTCCAGGTCGCAGGCGGGGTCTGGGTTTTCTAGATTAATCGTGGGAGGTACACGGTTGTTAGCCACGGCCATCACAGTCGCCACAGCCTCAATGCCGCCCGATCCGCCCAACAGGTGGCCTGTCATGGACTTAGTGGAACTGACAGTGAGCTTGTACGCTTGATCGCCCAAGGCAGTTTTAATGGCCGCCGTCTCAGTAGAGTCATTAGCAGGCGTGCTAGTGCCGTGGGCATTGATGTAGTGAATCTCTTCAGGACGCAAGCCTGCGTCTTTCATTGCAAGCTGCATTGCACGGGCAGCCCCTGCGCCACCGGGAACAGGCGAGGTAATGTGATAGGCATCGCAGGTCATGCCATAGCCGACAATCTCGGCATAGATCCGCGCCCCCCGGCTGAGGGCATGTTCCAGTTCTTCCAGAATGAGAATGCCAGCGCCCTCGCCCATCACAAATCCATCGCGATCCTTGTCGAACGGGCGGCAGGCATGTAGCGGATCATCATTGCGGGTGGATAGGGCTTTGGCCGAAGCAAAGCCCGCTACAGACAAAGGCGTGACGGCCGCCTCTGTGCCGCCGCAAATCATTGCCTGAGCAAATCCCCGCTGCAAAATGCGAAACGCATCGCCAATGGCATTTGACCCAGCCGCACAGGCTGTCACTGTGCAGTTGTTGGGCCCCTTTGCCCCCACTTGAATCGCCGTCAGCCCGGCCGCCATGTTGGCAATCATCATCGGCACAGTGA
The Thermoleptolyngbya sichuanensis A183 DNA segment above includes these coding regions:
- the tkt gene encoding transketolase, with protein sequence MAVATLTLEQLCINSIRFLAIDAVEKAKSGHPGLPMGAAPMAFVLWDQFMRFNPKNPKWFNRDRFVLSAGHGCMLQYALMYLAGYDSVTLDEIKNFRQWGSKTPGHPENFETPGIEVTTGPLGQGIANAVGLAIAEAHLAAKFNKPDLTLVDHYTYVILGDGCNMEGISGEACSLAGHLGLGKLIALYDDNHISIDGSTDIAFTEDVSKRFEAYGWHVLHVQDGNTDLEGIARAIAEAKSVTDKPTLIKVTTTIGYGSPNKANTAGVHGAALGEAEIKLTRENLGWTYDPFVVPDEALAHTRKAIERGASYEAEWQETWAQYKTKYPQEAAEFDRLLSGKLPEGWDKVLPTYKPEDKALASRKHSEICLNALAPVLPELIGGSADLTHSNLTELEISGNFQKGAYENRNIHFGVREHGMGAICNGIALHGSGLIPYGATFLVFTDYMRGAIRLSALAECGVIWVMTHDSVALGEDGPTHQPVETIASLRAIPDLTVIRPADGTETSGAYKVAIENARKNRPTLLALSRQGLPNLAGSSIEGVGKGGYTVIGCDGTPDLILIGTGSEVNLCVKAAEQLAAEGKKVRVVSMPSTELFEAQDAAYKESMLPKAVTKRLVVEAGTTFGWHKYAGSEGDILGIDTFGASAPGGVCMEKFGFTVDNVLSRAKALLG
- a CDS encoding ABC transporter permease, translated to MTATLDLPKTVAAKRRLSWQFLFTLVMFAFMYIPVLVLAFFSFNASPFSAGWSGFSLQWYQRMFNDTRILSALADSLSVALLAVGIAAVLGTLMAVGLARYTFPGKQLYQGISYLPLIIPDIAIAVATLVFLASLAIPLSLWTVVAAHIVFCLAYIAVVVSTRLTGMNPHLEEAALDLGATPFQAFIKVLLPQLMPAILSGCLLAFVLSMDDLLISSFTAGGGTTTLPMEIFSRVRTGVKPDINSLSVVLILASGTLAFAAELIRYRSEQQRLDG
- the fabF gene encoding beta-ketoacyl-ACP synthase II, whose amino-acid sequence is MTTLDSGLKRVVVTGLGAITPIGNTLAEYWDGLMSGRNGIGPITLFDASRHDCRIAGEVKNFDPQLYMDRKEAKRMDRFAQFAVSASKQALADANFVINDLNAEQVGTLIGTGIGGLKVMEDQQEVFLTRGPDRCSPFTVPMMIANMAAGLTAIQVGAKGPNNCTVTACAAGSNAIGDAFRILQRGFAQAMICGGTEAAVTPLSVAGFASAKALSTRNDDPLHACRPFDKDRDGFVMGEGAGILILEELEHALSRGARIYAEIVGYGMTCDAYHITSPVPGGAGAARAMQLAMKDAGLRPEEIHYINAHGTSTPANDSTETAAIKTALGDQAYKLTVSSTKSMTGHLLGGSGGIEAVATVMAVANNRVPPTINLENPDPACDLDYVANESRSQTVDAALSNSFGFGGHNVTLAFRKYQG